The Ralstonia sp. RRA DNA segment GGCTCGTACGTTCACGAGATAGAAACCTAAGAACTGCCCCGCTGCTTCCTGCGCTTTTGACTCGCCGGAAGCTCCTGACAGGCGTTCACCCGATGCCTTAACGGCTTCCTCAGCAAGGGCGTACGGTGCAGGCTGGTTTGGGTGTTCCGCGATGGCTTTCGCTCGTAGCGTGTTGAACATCTGGCTGCTGGAATTGGCCTCGTTCTGGAGCCTCTGCCCATCGAAGTACCACTGCGTCACAACACGCGTGATTGCAAATGCTGCAACAAAAGAAACTGCCCATAGAAGCCGCTTAGCAAAGCTCTTCGCTGGTTTTTTCCCAGGACCACCTACTGCCTCTTTGTTTGTATCTGCCATTGGGTCTCCGCAGGTAATCTGAGCAATCTTTATACGGCTTTCCAGATCATTGAGCCGCTACAGGAGCAGACTCACAGGTGTTGGATCAGGGGACAGATTGTTGGTACGGCGGGTTGCTGCTACCGCATCGCAGCATACCCCGCCCAAGCTATTGGCCCGGCGATTTTTCACGACGGCGCCCAGCGCTCCTCCGGTTTTCATCCCACGCTGGAAACACCGTCGAGCGCTTGACCACACCATAGGCAAAGCTCGTGTCGATGGCGGCGATGCCCGGAATGGCATGCAGTTGGCTGCGCACGAATTGCTCGTAGTCCTGCAGGCTCTCCACCAGCACGCGCAGCAGGTAGTCCGCTTCGCCGGTCAGCACGTAGCAGTCGAGGATCGCATCGATGGCGCGGATGCGGTTCTCGAATGTCGCGACCACCTCCCGCGTGTGCTGCTGCAGACGAATATGGACGAATGCCGTGACCGGCAGACCGTACGCTTCTTCATCGACGATGGCGGTATAGCCGCGGATCACGCCTGCCTCTTCCAGCAGCCGCAGCCGTCGCAGGCAGGGGGAGGGCGACAGGTTGACCCGCTCCGACAACTCCTGATTGGTCAAACGGCCTTCCTTCTGGAGGGCGGCGATGATCTGCCTATCCTTCTTGTCCACGCGATTCTCCTGGATTCTGGATTGGCAGACTCTGCCAATTCGAGCCGAAGTATTGGCTGAAATAACAAGATACTACTTTTTATGCTGGGGCATTCTGTCGTCATTCAGAAATCGAGGATGACGACATGCGCGGTTCGACATTGACGGCGGGAACGGGTGGTCTGGCTGGACGGGACGCCACCCAGACCAGTCCGCTGATCGGGTATGCGGCGATGGTGCTGACGGTGCTGATCTGGGCTGGGTTTGCACTGTCGATTCGGGCCATTGGTGCGTCACCGCTGGCACCGGCCGATGTGGCGCTCATCCGATTCGGTCTGCCGACCTTGTTGCTGCTGCCGTTTCTGCCGTCACGCTGGCCGATGCTG contains these protein-coding regions:
- a CDS encoding Lrp/AsnC family transcriptional regulator, with amino-acid sequence MDKKDRQIIAALQKEGRLTNQELSERVNLSPSPCLRRLRLLEEAGVIRGYTAIVDEEAYGLPVTAFVHIRLQQHTREVVATFENRIRAIDAILDCYVLTGEADYLLRVLVESLQDYEQFVRSQLHAIPGIAAIDTSFAYGVVKRSTVFPAWDENRRSAGRRREKSPGQ